A DNA window from Comamonas sp. 26 contains the following coding sequences:
- the dapE gene encoding succinyl-diaminopimelate desuccinylase — protein MSRTLQLTEQLISLPSVTPEDAGCLELLTDALKPMGFACERLDSGPADFRVQNLWAKHAPAQTKSAQGAIKTDRPVLVFAGHTDVVPPGPLKEWNSPPFVPTHRNGRLYGRGASDMKTSIAAFVVALEEFLKDTPEPAFDIALLLTSDEEGPSIDGTKVVVEELRKRGERLDWCIVGEPTSVKQTGDMIKNGRRGTMSGKLTVNGVQGHIAYPQLARNPIHEALPALAELAATVWDRGNDFFPPTSWQISNIHGGTGASNVIPGHVVIDFNFRFCTESSADSLQQRVHEVLERHGVEYSLIWTIGGQPFLTTPGTLVKAVQAAIKDETGLDTELSTTGGTSDGRFIAQICSQVIEVGPPNASIHKIDENIAVADIEPLKNIYRKTLEQLQRQQTTTAPSAATAP, from the coding sequence ATGTCCCGGACCCTGCAACTGACCGAGCAGCTCATCAGCCTGCCTTCTGTCACCCCCGAAGATGCCGGCTGCCTTGAGCTGCTGACCGATGCCCTCAAACCCATGGGCTTTGCCTGCGAGCGGCTGGACAGTGGCCCTGCCGACTTCCGCGTGCAAAACCTATGGGCAAAACATGCTCCAGCGCAGACAAAATCTGCGCAAGGCGCTATCAAAACGGATAGACCCGTACTCGTGTTTGCCGGTCATACCGATGTGGTGCCGCCCGGCCCGCTCAAGGAATGGAACAGCCCGCCGTTTGTGCCCACGCACCGCAATGGCCGCCTGTACGGCCGGGGTGCCAGCGACATGAAAACCTCCATTGCCGCCTTTGTCGTGGCGCTGGAAGAGTTTCTCAAGGACACGCCCGAGCCCGCATTCGACATCGCCCTGCTGCTGACTAGCGATGAGGAAGGCCCTTCCATCGACGGCACCAAGGTCGTTGTTGAAGAACTGCGCAAGCGCGGCGAGCGCCTGGACTGGTGCATTGTGGGCGAGCCCACCTCCGTCAAGCAAACCGGCGACATGATCAAGAACGGCCGCCGCGGCACCATGAGCGGCAAGCTCACCGTCAACGGCGTGCAAGGCCATATCGCCTACCCGCAACTGGCCCGCAACCCCATTCACGAAGCCCTACCCGCGCTGGCCGAGCTGGCTGCCACCGTCTGGGACCGTGGCAATGACTTCTTTCCGCCCACCAGCTGGCAGATCAGCAATATCCACGGCGGCACTGGCGCAAGCAACGTCATCCCCGGCCATGTAGTGATCGACTTCAACTTCCGCTTCTGTACCGAGTCCAGCGCAGACTCTCTGCAGCAACGCGTGCATGAGGTGCTTGAGCGCCACGGCGTTGAGTACTCACTGATCTGGACCATTGGCGGCCAGCCCTTCCTGACTACGCCCGGCACCCTGGTGAAGGCCGTGCAGGCTGCCATCAAGGATGAAACTGGTCTGGATACCGAGCTCTCCACCACCGGCGGCACCAGCGACGGTCGCTTCATCGCGCAGATCTGCTCACAAGTCATCGAAGTGGGTCCACCCAACGCCAGCATCCACAAGATCGACGAAAACATTGCCGTGGCCGATATCGAGCCACTCAAGAACATTTACCGCAAGACACTGGAACAACTCCAGCGCCAGCAAACCACCACAGCGCCCAGCGCAGCGACCGCCCCATGA
- a CDS encoding site-specific integrase, whose amino-acid sequence MGTITQRKRADGSISYRAQVRVRQGSEYLHGESKTFTKRALAQEWIRRREFELEKATASGDPINGYVTLKQILEDYVSDAKGIVAWGRSKTADIARLQKAKLAHRDARHLRAIDFVDYARWRRTEEEAGPATVLNDIVWLRQACLGAVTRYGMNKLVQELDAAKQELLRLKVIAKPRRRIRRLKAEEEAALRAYFGKQEVRAKVPMLQIMEFALLTSRRQEEITALKVADVDFGSRVGWLDDVKHPKLKTGNRRCFRMLEPALALIKQRIESGQAGELVFPYNHRSISSSFTRACKLLNIPDLRFHDLRHEAISRLFERGYSIEQVAQFSLHESWASLKIYTHLDPADVPELN is encoded by the coding sequence ATGGGAACAATCACTCAACGTAAGAGAGCAGATGGCTCGATTTCATATCGTGCACAGGTCCGTGTGCGGCAGGGCAGTGAGTATCTTCATGGTGAGTCCAAGACCTTCACGAAGCGGGCTCTGGCGCAAGAGTGGATCCGTCGACGCGAGTTCGAGCTAGAGAAAGCAACGGCTAGCGGGGATCCAATCAATGGCTACGTCACTCTCAAGCAGATACTTGAGGATTATGTCAGTGATGCAAAAGGCATCGTGGCATGGGGGCGGTCCAAGACGGCCGATATCGCCCGGCTGCAGAAAGCCAAGCTGGCGCACCGGGATGCCCGGCATCTGCGTGCCATTGACTTCGTTGATTACGCAAGGTGGCGGCGTACCGAAGAGGAGGCAGGCCCTGCCACAGTACTCAATGACATCGTCTGGTTGCGCCAGGCATGCCTTGGGGCTGTTACTCGGTATGGCATGAACAAGCTGGTGCAGGAACTGGATGCCGCCAAGCAAGAGTTGCTGCGGCTGAAGGTCATAGCCAAGCCGCGCCGGCGCATTCGTCGCCTGAAGGCTGAGGAAGAGGCTGCGCTCAGGGCGTACTTTGGCAAGCAGGAAGTTCGCGCCAAGGTCCCCATGCTCCAGATCATGGAGTTTGCGCTGCTGACCTCACGGCGCCAGGAAGAGATCACCGCGCTCAAGGTCGCTGATGTGGACTTTGGGAGCCGCGTTGGCTGGCTGGACGATGTGAAGCACCCCAAGCTCAAGACCGGCAATCGCCGCTGTTTTCGGATGCTGGAACCTGCGTTGGCATTGATCAAGCAGCGAATTGAGTCAGGGCAGGCTGGTGAGTTGGTTTTTCCCTATAACCATCGCAGCATCAGTTCCAGCTTTACGCGTGCCTGCAAGCTTTTGAACATCCCGGATCTGCGGTTTCATGATCTGCGGCATGAAGCCATCAGCAGGTTGTTTGAACGTGGCTACAGCATTGAGCAGGTGGCGCAATTCTCTCTGCACGAGTCGTGGGCCTCTTTGAAGATCTATACCCACCTTGACCCAGCTGATGTACCCGAACTGAATTGA
- a CDS encoding PilT/PilU family type 4a pilus ATPase codes for MSTMEKILRLMADKKASDVYLSARAPAMIKINGISVPINNQELPVDAPLALLAEVVSAEAIEELKQTGELNLAIPLQDVGRFRISAMRQRGSYAVVIRFISYQIPSRDSLNLPPIISDLVMDKRGLILVVGATGSGKSTTLASMIDERNERLSGHILTVEDPIEFQFRSKKSIVNQREVGTDTATLGTALKNALRQAPDVILIGEIRDRETMSAALAYAQSGHLCLATLHANNSYHALNRILSFFPEEVRPSMLGELAASLKAVISQRLVRSVNHTRVPAVEVMLNTKLISDMIQKGDFGGVKESMEKSMAEGSQTFEEALATLVRNGTIERNEALSYADSPTNLMWRMDNDSSRAPVSPMVVTDVMLPDEDDQPSFTEITLDVKTA; via the coding sequence ATGAGCACCATGGAAAAAATTCTGCGTCTGATGGCCGACAAAAAGGCGTCCGACGTGTATCTGTCGGCCCGTGCGCCGGCCATGATCAAGATCAACGGCATCAGCGTTCCCATCAACAACCAGGAACTGCCGGTTGACGCTCCTCTGGCCCTGCTGGCCGAGGTCGTCAGCGCCGAAGCCATTGAGGAGCTCAAGCAGACGGGAGAGCTGAATTTGGCCATTCCCTTGCAGGACGTGGGCCGTTTCCGTATCAGCGCCATGCGCCAGCGCGGCAGCTATGCCGTGGTCATTCGCTTTATCTCCTATCAGATTCCCTCGCGCGACAGCCTGAACCTGCCGCCCATCATCAGCGATCTGGTGATGGATAAACGCGGTCTGATCCTGGTTGTGGGCGCCACAGGCTCGGGCAAGAGCACGACGCTGGCCTCCATGATTGATGAGCGCAATGAAAGGCTCTCGGGTCATATCCTGACTGTGGAAGACCCCATCGAGTTTCAGTTTCGCAGCAAGAAATCCATCGTCAACCAGCGCGAAGTCGGCACCGATACCGCCACGCTGGGCACCGCGCTCAAGAATGCGCTGCGCCAGGCACCCGATGTGATCCTGATCGGCGAAATTCGCGACCGCGAAACCATGTCGGCCGCGCTGGCCTATGCCCAGTCCGGCCATCTGTGTCTGGCCACGCTGCACGCCAACAACAGCTACCACGCGCTCAACCGTATCCTGTCCTTCTTCCCTGAAGAGGTACGTCCTTCCATGCTGGGTGAGCTGGCGGCCTCGCTCAAGGCCGTGATCTCCCAGCGTCTGGTGCGCTCCGTCAACCACACGCGTGTACCGGCGGTTGAGGTCATGCTCAACACCAAACTCATCAGCGACATGATTCAGAAGGGTGACTTTGGCGGCGTGAAGGAATCCATGGAGAAATCCATGGCCGAAGGCTCACAAACCTTTGAAGAAGCGCTGGCTACCCTGGTGCGCAATGGCACAATCGAGCGTAATGAAGCGCTGTCCTATGCAGACTCGCCTACCAATCTGATGTGGCGTATGGATAATGATTCCAGCCGCGCACCAGTCAGCCCCATGGTCGTCACCGATGTGATGCTGCCCGACGAAGACGATCAGCCGTCCTTCACGGAAATCACCCTCGATGTCAAAACCGCCTGA
- the prmB gene encoding 50S ribosomal protein L3 N(5)-glutamine methyltransferase, with amino-acid sequence MNASTSPAITGNTIAELIASGAQALTAAGVAFGHGTATAEDEAAWLVLWKLALPVDSELTPGAPESVSNQAVTQEQQAQIAMLLEERIRTRKPAAYLTNEAWLVGVPFYIDERSIVPRSFIAELLADGSIDDWLSDKTTQVLDLCTGNGSLACLAAMAYPDVQVTGADISTDALAVARINVDKHGLQERVTLLESNGLSDVPGPWDLVLCNPPYVNSDSMGKLPAEYLAEPELALAGGTDGMDFIRQLLQDLPARLNKDAVVILEIGNEKPFFEAAFPGLPIFWLDTSSGDEQVLLITEEALRHWSNNAIPQ; translated from the coding sequence ATGAACGCAAGCACCTCTCCCGCCATCACCGGCAACACCATTGCCGAACTGATTGCCAGCGGCGCGCAGGCGCTGACGGCGGCTGGCGTGGCCTTTGGCCATGGCACAGCCACTGCCGAAGACGAAGCCGCATGGCTGGTTCTCTGGAAACTGGCCCTGCCAGTGGACAGCGAGCTCACGCCCGGCGCGCCAGAATCCGTATCCAATCAGGCTGTCACGCAAGAGCAGCAAGCGCAGATAGCGATGCTTTTGGAAGAGCGCATCCGCACACGCAAGCCTGCCGCCTATCTGACCAATGAAGCCTGGCTGGTCGGCGTGCCCTTCTATATCGACGAGCGCTCCATCGTCCCGCGCAGCTTTATTGCCGAGTTGCTGGCCGACGGCAGCATCGACGACTGGCTGAGCGACAAGACCACCCAAGTGCTGGACCTGTGCACCGGCAACGGCTCGCTGGCCTGCTTGGCCGCCATGGCCTACCCCGATGTGCAAGTCACCGGTGCCGACATCTCGACCGATGCACTCGCCGTGGCCCGCATCAACGTCGACAAGCATGGCCTGCAAGAGCGCGTGACGCTGCTGGAAAGCAACGGCCTGAGCGACGTGCCCGGTCCATGGGATCTGGTGCTGTGCAACCCGCCTTACGTTAACTCCGACAGCATGGGCAAGCTGCCCGCCGAATATCTGGCCGAGCCTGAACTGGCCCTGGCCGGTGGCACCGACGGCATGGACTTCATTCGCCAGCTGCTGCAGGACCTGCCTGCGCGCCTGAACAAGGATGCCGTGGTGATTCTGGAAATCGGCAACGAAAAGCCGTTCTTTGAAGCCGCCTTCCCAGGCCTGCCCATCTTCTGGCTCGATACCAGCTCGGGCGACGAGCAAGTGCTACTCATTACCGAAGAAGCGCTGCGTCACTGGTCAAATAACGCTATACCGCAATAA
- the dusA gene encoding tRNA dihydrouridine(20/20a) synthase DusA yields the protein MSTEQTVKNQQDSNMWRMSVAPMMDWTDKHCRYFHRLLSQHTLLYTEMVTTGALVHGDVARHLRFEAEEHPVALQLGGSEPGDLAHSARLGEQWGYDEINLNCGCPSERVQRGAFGACLMNEAALVADCVKAMVDVVSVPVTVKHRIGIDKIESYDFVRDFVGTVAEAGCKVFVVHARNAWLKGLSPKENREVPPLRYEIVAQLKRDFPQLTIAVNGGIKTDELVQQQLQMVDGVMVGREAYHNPWWMASWDGLYYQDESKERTREAIEEQMVLYMEREAREHGTNWYSIARHMLGLRNGLAGARRWRQVWSDHRMKTQPPHEVMKLARTKPGEAD from the coding sequence ATGAGCACCGAACAAACCGTTAAAAATCAACAAGATAGCAACATGTGGCGCATGAGCGTGGCGCCAATGATGGACTGGACAGACAAACATTGCAGGTACTTTCACCGCCTACTCAGCCAGCACACCTTGCTCTACACCGAGATGGTGACAACCGGTGCACTGGTACATGGCGATGTGGCTCGCCATCTGCGTTTTGAGGCGGAAGAGCACCCTGTTGCACTGCAGCTGGGCGGATCTGAACCTGGCGATCTGGCACATAGCGCGCGCCTGGGAGAGCAGTGGGGCTATGACGAGATCAACCTGAACTGCGGCTGCCCTAGTGAGCGTGTGCAGCGCGGCGCGTTTGGTGCTTGCTTGATGAATGAAGCCGCACTGGTCGCCGATTGCGTCAAAGCGATGGTTGATGTGGTTTCTGTGCCCGTGACCGTCAAGCATCGCATCGGTATCGACAAGATCGAGAGCTACGACTTTGTGCGCGACTTTGTCGGCACCGTGGCTGAAGCTGGCTGCAAAGTATTTGTGGTTCACGCTCGCAATGCCTGGCTCAAGGGCCTTTCCCCCAAGGAAAACCGCGAAGTTCCGCCGCTGCGCTATGAAATCGTGGCCCAGCTCAAGCGCGACTTCCCGCAACTGACCATTGCCGTCAATGGAGGTATCAAGACCGATGAGCTGGTGCAACAGCAGTTGCAGATGGTTGATGGCGTGATGGTGGGCCGCGAAGCCTATCACAACCCCTGGTGGATGGCCTCTTGGGACGGTCTTTACTATCAGGATGAGAGCAAGGAGCGCACACGTGAAGCCATTGAGGAGCAGATGGTGCTCTATATGGAGCGCGAAGCACGCGAGCATGGTACGAACTGGTATTCAATTGCTCGCCACATGCTGGGCCTGCGCAATGGCCTGGCCGGCGCACGCCGCTGGCGTCAAGTCTGGAGCGATCACCGTATGAAAACCCAGCCGCCTCATGAAGTGATGAAGCTGGCCCGCACCAAGCCCGGCGAAGCGGACTGA
- a CDS encoding RnfABCDGE type electron transport complex subunit B: MNSSLSAASPLQALAANIDAALPQTQCTRCGYPDCASYAGAIASGQAPINQCPPGGQEGVRRLSLITGQSEIPLSAEHGIDAPRTLAVIDEAWCIGCTLCIKACPTDAILGANKRMHTVIAEHCTGCELCIPVCPVDCIELINASGEATGWDAWSPAQATHARGRYSAHLQRTGRKANAPVRTTALAPVTEATADTPQPAAPATDKKATIAAILAKAKAQRASL, encoded by the coding sequence ATGAACTCATCACTGTCCGCAGCCTCCCCGCTTCAAGCACTGGCTGCGAACATTGATGCAGCCCTGCCCCAGACTCAATGCACGCGCTGCGGTTATCCCGACTGCGCGTCGTATGCAGGGGCCATTGCCAGCGGGCAAGCCCCCATCAATCAATGCCCACCGGGCGGCCAGGAAGGCGTTCGCCGCCTTTCGCTCATCACCGGCCAAAGCGAAATTCCATTGAGCGCCGAGCACGGCATAGATGCGCCGCGCACGCTGGCCGTCATTGACGAAGCCTGGTGCATTGGCTGCACGCTCTGTATCAAGGCCTGCCCTACCGATGCGATTCTGGGCGCCAACAAGCGCATGCACACCGTTATTGCCGAGCATTGCACCGGCTGTGAGCTCTGCATTCCCGTCTGCCCCGTGGACTGTATTGAACTCATCAATGCCAGCGGCGAAGCCACAGGCTGGGATGCCTGGAGCCCCGCACAAGCCACCCATGCCCGCGGCCGCTACAGCGCCCACCTGCAACGCACAGGTCGCAAGGCCAACGCGCCGGTTCGCACCACCGCCCTTGCACCCGTGACAGAAGCCACGGCAGATACCCCGCAGCCAGCAGCGCCAGCCACTGATAAAAAAGCGACGATTGCCGCCATTTTGGCCAAGGCCAAAGCCCAGCGCGCCAGTCTTTGA
- a CDS encoding ferritin-like domain-containing protein, with protein sequence MQQNVSHTPKTAAHWRVEDIDFSAIERTVVEGNEDLFFLLTSASFIETGSDTYAANLAEHYAAWPEIADWLSTQWEAEELQHGRALRAYVEAVWPAFPWQQAYDSFFAEYSQLCTMEELYPDQRLELVARCVVETSTTAYYHTLRDLSDEPVLSQMLGHIRNDEVNHFKHFLKFFKEMQDESPVGRTRIAKALYGRLKELRDSDTEIALRHVWAHKGPYFSATTVPLEEMAQRIYELISSRLPADLAVRMLLKPMLLPQRVEGLIRTPISKLATRVLAHG encoded by the coding sequence ATGCAGCAAAACGTGTCACATACACCAAAGACCGCCGCACATTGGCGCGTTGAGGACATAGACTTTTCGGCCATTGAGCGCACAGTCGTTGAGGGCAATGAAGATTTGTTCTTCCTGCTGACGAGTGCCTCGTTCATCGAAACAGGTTCAGATACCTATGCCGCTAATCTGGCTGAGCATTACGCGGCCTGGCCCGAGATTGCGGACTGGCTAAGCACGCAGTGGGAAGCCGAGGAATTGCAGCACGGCAGAGCCTTGCGGGCCTATGTAGAGGCGGTGTGGCCCGCATTCCCTTGGCAGCAGGCCTATGACAGCTTTTTTGCCGAGTATTCGCAGCTGTGCACCATGGAAGAGCTCTACCCCGATCAGCGGCTAGAACTGGTGGCGCGCTGCGTGGTTGAGACCAGCACTACGGCTTACTACCATACGCTGCGCGATTTGAGTGACGAGCCGGTGCTGAGCCAGATGCTGGGTCATATTCGCAATGACGAGGTGAACCACTTCAAGCACTTCCTCAAGTTCTTCAAAGAGATGCAGGACGAATCCCCGGTGGGGCGCACCCGCATTGCCAAGGCGCTGTATGGACGGCTGAAGGAGCTGCGCGATAGCGATACGGAGATCGCGCTGCGCCATGTCTGGGCGCACAAGGGACCGTATTTTTCCGCTACGACGGTCCCCTTGGAAGAGATGGCGCAACGTATATACGAGCTGATCAGCAGCCGCCTGCCCGCGGATCTGGCGGTGCGAATGTTGCTCAAGCCCATGCTGCTGCCGCAGCGGGTGGAGGGTCTGATACGAACACCTATCTCTAAATTGGCGACGCGGGTGCTGGCGCACGGTTAA
- a CDS encoding polyhydroxyalkanoate depolymerase, translated as MLYQIYEMQRAMVEPFADFAQAASKFYNNPHSVFSKVPMAQRMAAGFNLVYRLGKDYEKPQFDLLNVEVDGVDVTIRERVEIDKPFCELRRFKRFSDDPHTLEAMLSQPVVLIVAPLSGHYATLLRDTVQSMLSGHKVYITDWKNARTVPLSEGEFHLDDYVNYVQEFIRYLQGRYGQCHVVSVCQPTVPVLAAVSLMASRGESTPLSMTMMGGPIDARRSPTAVNNLAETRSFEWFESNVIYEVPSNYPGAGRRVYPGFLQYSGFVAMNPDRHANSHYDYFKDLIKGDEASAEHHRKFYDEYNAVLDMDADYYLETIATVFQEYKLVNGTWNVRNEQGQPELVRPQDIKNTALLTVEGELDDISGSGQTRAAHDLCSGIKETARQHIEVQGAGHYGIFSGSRWRKTVYPQVQAFIHSHQPAAATAASAAGHLSSVSDDAPMPESMMENYEPAEPEKTGQNSPPAPKQRNNHRARA; from the coding sequence ATGCTCTATCAGATCTACGAAATGCAACGCGCAATGGTCGAGCCATTTGCAGACTTTGCCCAAGCCGCCTCCAAGTTTTACAACAATCCGCACTCCGTCTTCAGCAAGGTGCCCATGGCCCAGCGTATGGCGGCGGGTTTCAATCTCGTGTATCGACTGGGCAAGGATTATGAAAAGCCCCAGTTTGATCTGCTCAATGTCGAAGTCGATGGCGTTGATGTGACCATCCGCGAGCGCGTGGAAATCGACAAACCATTTTGCGAATTACGCCGCTTCAAGCGCTTTTCTGATGACCCGCATACGCTGGAAGCCATGCTCAGCCAACCCGTGGTGCTGATCGTCGCCCCCCTATCCGGTCACTACGCCACCTTGCTGCGCGACACCGTGCAAAGCATGCTCAGCGGCCACAAGGTCTACATCACCGACTGGAAGAACGCACGCACCGTGCCACTGTCCGAAGGTGAATTCCACCTCGACGACTATGTGAACTATGTGCAGGAGTTCATTCGCTACCTGCAGGGCCGCTATGGTCAGTGCCATGTGGTCAGCGTCTGCCAGCCCACCGTCCCCGTGCTGGCTGCGGTATCGCTAATGGCCAGCCGCGGCGAGAGCACGCCTTTGTCCATGACCATGATGGGCGGCCCCATTGATGCTCGCCGCTCGCCGACGGCCGTGAACAATCTGGCGGAAACGCGCAGCTTTGAATGGTTCGAGAGCAACGTCATCTACGAGGTACCCAGCAACTACCCGGGCGCAGGCCGCCGCGTCTACCCTGGATTTTTGCAGTATTCGGGCTTTGTGGCCATGAACCCCGACCGCCATGCCAACAGCCATTACGACTACTTCAAGGACTTGATCAAGGGCGACGAAGCCAGTGCCGAGCACCACCGCAAGTTCTACGACGAGTACAACGCCGTGCTGGACATGGATGCTGACTACTACCTCGAAACCATCGCCACGGTGTTCCAGGAATACAAGCTGGTCAACGGCACCTGGAATGTGCGCAACGAGCAAGGCCAGCCCGAGCTGGTTCGCCCGCAAGATATCAAGAACACTGCACTACTGACCGTGGAAGGCGAGCTGGACGATATCTCCGGGTCCGGCCAGACCCGTGCTGCGCATGATCTGTGCTCGGGTATCAAGGAAACGGCACGCCAGCATATTGAAGTGCAAGGTGCTGGCCACTACGGCATCTTCAGCGGCAGCCGCTGGCGTAAAACGGTGTACCCACAGGTGCAGGCCTTCATCCACTCCCACCAGCCGGCAGCCGCCACAGCCGCCAGCGCTGCAGGCCACCTGAGCAGTGTGAGCGACGATGCGCCCATGCCTGAAAGCATGATGGAAAACTACGAGCCCGCCGAGCCGGAAAAAACAGGTCAAAATAGCCCCCCCGCCCCAAAACAGCGCAACAACCATCGCGCCAGGGCCTAA
- the dapD gene encoding 2,3,4,5-tetrahydropyridine-2,6-dicarboxylate N-succinyltransferase, with the protein MTQQLQSIIDTAWDNRANVSPSSASKEVADAVEHVIAELNDGKLRVATREGVGQWTVHQWIKKAVLLSFRLKDNALINGGALNFFDKVPTKFEGMTEAQIAATGVRVVPPAVARRGSFIAKGAILMPSYVNIGAYVDEGTMVDTWATVGSCAQVGKNVHLSGGVGLGGVLEPLQANPTIIEDNCFIGARSEVVEGVIVEENSVLGMGVYIGQSTPLFNRETGEISYGRVPSGSVVVSGNIPKQTKDGKDYSMYAAIIVKRVDAQTRSKTSINDLLRD; encoded by the coding sequence ATGACGCAACAACTGCAATCCATCATCGACACCGCTTGGGACAACCGTGCCAATGTCTCGCCCTCCTCCGCCTCCAAGGAAGTGGCAGATGCCGTGGAACACGTGATTGCCGAACTCAACGACGGCAAGCTGCGCGTAGCGACCCGCGAAGGCGTGGGCCAGTGGACCGTGCACCAGTGGATCAAGAAGGCCGTGCTGCTGTCCTTCCGCCTCAAAGACAACGCCCTGATCAACGGCGGCGCGCTGAACTTCTTCGACAAGGTCCCCACCAAGTTTGAAGGCATGACTGAAGCCCAGATCGCCGCTACCGGCGTGCGCGTGGTGCCCCCAGCCGTGGCCCGTCGCGGCTCCTTCATCGCCAAGGGCGCGATTCTGATGCCTTCCTACGTGAACATCGGCGCCTATGTGGACGAAGGCACCATGGTTGACACATGGGCCACCGTGGGATCCTGCGCTCAAGTGGGCAAGAACGTGCACCTGTCTGGTGGCGTGGGCCTGGGCGGCGTGCTGGAACCCCTGCAAGCCAACCCCACCATCATTGAAGACAACTGCTTCATTGGCGCGCGCTCCGAAGTGGTGGAAGGCGTGATCGTGGAAGAAAACTCGGTACTGGGCATGGGCGTGTACATCGGCCAATCCACTCCTTTGTTCAACCGCGAAACCGGCGAAATCAGCTACGGCCGCGTGCCCAGCGGCTCGGTGGTGGTCAGCGGCAACATCCCCAAGCAAACCAAGGATGGCAAGGACTACTCCATGTACGCCGCCATCATCGTCAAGCGCGTGGATGCACAAACTCGCTCCAAGACCAGCATCAACGACCTGCTGCGCGACTGA
- the dapC gene encoding succinyldiaminopimelate transaminase, which produces MNPLLSRLQPYPFERLRQLFASAQPPAGVRPISLGIGEPRHATPAFIEQALSSELQGLSVYPATAGMPVLREACAQWANQRYGIELNAATQVLPVNGSREALFAFTQVVVDNTQPGARVICPNPFYQIYEGATLLAGATPYYAASDASRNFAVNWDTVPEDVWQNTQLIFVCSPGNPTGAVMPLSEWEKLFALSDKHGFVIASDECYSEIYFQEEAPLGGLEAAKKLGRHDFKNLVMFTSLSKRSNVPGLRSGFVAGDAQLLKSFLLYRTYHGGAMSPVVQTASVAAWNDEAHVQENRRLYREKFAQVTPVLSKVMDVKLPDASFYLWAGIPAELGMDDAQFAKELYIHTGVTVLPGSYLAREANGFNPGANRIRMALVAETAECLEAAQRIAQFIEVRTR; this is translated from the coding sequence ATGAACCCCCTGCTCTCGCGACTCCAGCCCTATCCGTTTGAACGCCTTCGCCAGCTGTTTGCCTCCGCACAGCCTCCCGCAGGTGTACGTCCCATCAGCCTGGGGATTGGTGAGCCACGCCACGCTACGCCTGCGTTTATTGAGCAGGCACTGAGCAGCGAACTACAGGGTCTGTCCGTTTACCCCGCCACGGCTGGTATGCCTGTGCTGCGCGAAGCCTGTGCCCAGTGGGCCAACCAGCGCTACGGGATTGAGCTCAATGCCGCCACGCAGGTTCTGCCCGTCAATGGCTCACGCGAGGCACTGTTTGCCTTCACGCAAGTGGTGGTGGACAACACCCAGCCCGGTGCCCGCGTCATCTGCCCCAACCCTTTCTATCAAATCTACGAAGGCGCAACGCTGCTGGCCGGTGCCACGCCTTACTACGCAGCCAGCGATGCATCGCGTAACTTTGCCGTGAACTGGGATACCGTGCCCGAGGATGTGTGGCAGAACACGCAGTTGATTTTTGTCTGCTCGCCCGGCAACCCCACAGGCGCGGTGATGCCCCTGTCTGAATGGGAAAAGCTGTTTGCCCTGTCTGACAAACACGGCTTTGTCATTGCCAGCGACGAGTGCTATAGCGAGATTTACTTTCAGGAAGAAGCCCCGCTGGGCGGGCTGGAAGCTGCGAAAAAGCTGGGCCGCCATGATTTCAAGAACCTGGTGATGTTCACCAGCCTGTCCAAGCGCAGCAATGTGCCTGGCCTGCGCAGCGGCTTTGTGGCCGGTGATGCGCAATTGCTCAAGTCTTTTTTGCTCTACCGCACCTACCACGGTGGCGCAATGAGCCCTGTGGTTCAGACAGCATCTGTGGCCGCGTGGAACGACGAGGCCCATGTGCAGGAAAACCGCCGCCTGTACCGCGAAAAATTTGCCCAGGTCACGCCCGTGCTCTCCAAGGTCATGGATGTGAAGCTGCCCGACGCCAGCTTCTACCTGTGGGCAGGCATTCCGGCCGAATTGGGCATGGATGATGCACAATTTGCCAAAGAGCTGTATATTCATACAGGAGTTACAGTTTTACCGGGTAGTTATTTGGCCCGCGAAGCCAATGGTTTCAACCCCGGTGCCAACCGCATCCGCATGGCACTGGTGGCAGAAACGGCAGAATGTCTGGAAGCCGCTCAGCGCATTGCCCAATTTATTGAAGTCCGTACCCGCTGA